The DNA sequence GTGGACCGACATCATCAGCCACGTCGGCACCGTCAACGTCACCATCGACCCGACGCTGAAGAACACGGTCGTCACGGTGAGCACGGACGACGACGAAGGCCCCCTCGCCGACGCGGTGCGCGGTGCCACGCAGAAGGAGAGCACCTACCAGAACCTCAACTGCCTCACCGTCCGCCTCCCCGAGGTCCAGCGCAACACGATGACGATGGGCAACTCCACCTTCAGCTTCAACGGCGGCAACATGGTGGTCGGCCAGAACTTCGGCGTCGTCCGCGGCTCCGTGACCGGCATGACCATCAGCAACGGCGACGTCATCATCGGCGGCCGCAAGGTCGTCTCGAACGGCCGCGTCGTCGCCGAGCAGGGCACCGTCGTCAGCGGCGGCGCGATGGGCACCATCACCGTCGAAGTGAAGTTGCCCAGCGACCAGTCCTCAGTGCGGCTGGAGACCACCAGCGCCGACCTCACCGTCCACGGCGACCTCCAGGTCCTGGACGTCCGCTCCGTCTCCGGCGACGTCGAAGCCCGTGGCCTGCACACCCTGCGCGGCACCACCACCAGCGGCGACTTCGAGGTGGGCCGGGTCGACGCCCGCGTCGACGTCAGCTCCGTCTCTGGTGACATCGAGATCGGTGCGTACAACGGCACCGAGTTCCGCGCCAACACGGTCTCCGGCGACGTCCACGTCAGCGCGACCCCGGCGGCCGACGGCTCGATCGACGCCAGCACGGTCTCCGGCGACGTCACCACACGCGGCACGAGCCACCTGAGCGAACGCGTGAGCACGGTCTCTGGCAAGCACCGCCGCAGGTGACGTCGCCCCGGGGCGGCCGCCATCCCGGCCAAGGTCCGCCGGCCGCCCCGGGCCTCCCAGCCCGCTCCAAGCAGGAGCAGGGGGCAGACACATTGTCCCTCAACTCCGACTGGAGCCAGCCATGACCCCGCGCCCCGACGACCAGGCCCGCAACGAGCTGCGCGACCTGGTCGCCCAGGCCAACGAGCGCCGCGAGAAAGAGCACGAGCGCATCGAGACCGATTTCTGGCAGGAGACCGACCGCCTGCAGAAGCGGTACCACGGCGCGCAGCAAGACATCGCCGACGTCCTCGGCGTCAAGCGCAACCAAGTCCTGAGGCAGACCAAACGCTACCGGGCTGTCGACCAGGACGCCGGCACCGCCGCCGACTAACCCGCGCCCGCCGCTTCCGGCTCCGACTCCCGAGCCGGAAGCGGCCCCGCGAAGGTCAGCGGCGGTGCCCGCCACCACCTGTGCTTCTCACCCCGAAACGGAGCCTGATGAACCCGCTGAACCTCCCCGTCGACGCGCTGTGTGCCCTGATCGGGCCGCCGGGCTGCGGAAAGTCGACCTTCGCCGCCCGCTACCCCGACAGCTGGCGCGTGTCCCTCGACTCCTACCGGCGCCTGGCCACCGACTCCGAAATCGACCAGTCGGCCACCCCGGTCGCCGTCGAGATCCAGAACCTGCTCCTGGACGCCCGGCTCTCCCGAGCCCTGCCCGTCCTGGTGGACTCCACCAACATCCACCCGCACGTCAGGGCCGGGCTCATCGCCCGCGCCCGCTACTGGCAGCGCCCCACCGTCGCGGTCCTCTTCGACGTGCCGCTGGCCACGGTGGAGGCGCAGAACGCTGGCCGCGACCGCATGGTGCCCGTGCACATCGTGCGCGAGCACCACCAGCTCCTGCCCACCGCCGACCAGCTGCGCGCCGAGGGCTTCACGGAGGTGTACCTGGCCTCAGACCTCACCACCGGCACTACCTGACCAGGCACCGTGCCGCCCCGA is a window from the Streptomyces lydicus genome containing:
- a CDS encoding AAA family ATPase — encoded protein: MNPLNLPVDALCALIGPPGCGKSTFAARYPDSWRVSLDSYRRLATDSEIDQSATPVAVEIQNLLLDARLSRALPVLVDSTNIHPHVRAGLIARARYWQRPTVAVLFDVPLATVEAQNAGRDRMVPVHIVREHHQLLPTADQLRAEGFTEVYLASDLTTGTT
- a CDS encoding DUF4097 family beta strand repeat-containing protein translates to MSTSQTFTATAAGALWTDIISHVGTVNVTIDPTLKNTVVTVSTDDDEGPLADAVRGATQKESTYQNLNCLTVRLPEVQRNTMTMGNSTFSFNGGNMVVGQNFGVVRGSVTGMTISNGDVIIGGRKVVSNGRVVAEQGTVVSGGAMGTITVEVKLPSDQSSVRLETTSADLTVHGDLQVLDVRSVSGDVEARGLHTLRGTTTSGDFEVGRVDARVDVSSVSGDIEIGAYNGTEFRANTVSGDVHVSATPAADGSIDASTVSGDVTTRGTSHLSERVSTVSGKHRRR